The following are encoded together in the Pseudomonadota bacterium genome:
- a CDS encoding VanZ family protein, which produces MKSILLYISKINNIDTILLKIFCFAVVIAIILAGLWPFNFFPKNKVKWLQNNNGVSFSGQGLIISHDRLQKSNESLFSDRAISVELWVKPLNEPGNLPPIFNLYDGKLPGVITVGQWRSHLIVRCRTNDPALFKRREPYRERGLNNALLKNRDVFITIVSDKKESAVYLNGMHAKSYSGFPMLSEYGDEPLCIIIGNSPTGHSFWKGEFMGLAIYNKSLAPEQISANYQSWIDGDYALLKQNAGLVCLYPFDERKESTIHNYADSGYPLIIPEIFKPVQRVFLEPVRSQDVWKFSYIKDVAINLIGFIPFGFFVSAFLAKKNKFGFNAICVVVVIAGFSLSMSIELIQAYLPTRFSQLSDLVLNTSGTTIGVFVLNLIQRLKK; this is translated from the coding sequence ATGAAATCAATTTTATTATATATCAGCAAAATTAACAATATTGACACCATTCTTTTAAAAATATTCTGTTTTGCTGTTGTTATTGCCATAATATTAGCAGGACTTTGGCCATTTAACTTTTTCCCAAAAAACAAAGTCAAATGGTTGCAAAATAATAATGGAGTATCATTTAGTGGCCAGGGTTTGATTATAAGCCATGACCGCTTGCAGAAGTCTAATGAATCGCTTTTTTCCGACAGAGCAATAAGTGTGGAACTATGGGTTAAACCACTAAACGAACCGGGAAATCTTCCGCCTATTTTTAATCTTTACGATGGTAAATTACCTGGAGTAATTACTGTAGGGCAATGGAGGTCGCATCTGATTGTAAGATGCCGTACTAATGACCCGGCTCTGTTTAAGCGCAGGGAACCTTATAGGGAAAGAGGCTTAAACAATGCTCTATTAAAAAACCGGGATGTTTTTATTACAATAGTATCAGATAAAAAAGAATCCGCTGTTTATTTAAATGGCATGCATGCAAAGTCTTATTCCGGTTTTCCTATGCTTTCAGAATATGGTGATGAGCCTTTATGCATTATAATCGGCAATTCACCAACAGGACACAGTTTCTGGAAAGGTGAATTTATGGGCCTTGCCATATATAATAAATCTTTAGCACCGGAGCAGATTTCTGCAAATTATCAATCGTGGATTGATGGTGATTATGCATTGCTGAAACAAAATGCCGGACTTGTCTGTTTATATCCGTTTGATGAGAGAAAAGAAAGTACTATCCATAATTATGCGGATTCAGGTTATCCTCTTATAATCCCTGAAATATTTAAACCGGTTCAAAGAGTATTTTTAGAGCCAGTGAGATCTCAAGATGTATGGAAATTTTCTTATATCAAGGATGTGGCAATAAATCTTATTGGTTTTATCCCATTTGGATTTTTTGTATCAGCTTTTTTGGCAAAGAAAAATAAATTTGGATTTAATGCGATCTGTGTTGTCGTTGTTATTGCCGGTTTTTCACTCAGTATGTCAATTGAACTAATCCAGGCATATCTTCCAACAAGATTTTCCCAGCTTTCAGATCTTGTATTAAATACATCGGGAACGACAATAGGTGTTTTTGTTCTTAATTTGATACAGAGGTTAAAGAAATAG
- a CDS encoding aminodeoxychorismate/anthranilate synthase component II, with protein sequence MKKLLIIDNYDSFTFNLAQMFMHYDLLIDVCRNDMITIRQIKVMNPDYILISPGPKDPANAGISTLIIKTFYKETPILGVCLGMQCINEVFGGITVRAFQPMHGKTSIIEHNESGIFKGMPSPFRAARYHSLMVKLNGSMLDVTAKTHDETIMGLSHNVYPLHGVQFHPESFLTENGRILVDNFLKINKP encoded by the coding sequence TTGAAAAAGCTCTTAATAATAGATAATTATGATTCATTTACATTTAATCTTGCTCAGATGTTTATGCACTATGATCTTTTAATAGATGTTTGCAGAAATGATATGATTACTATCAGGCAAATTAAGGTGATGAACCCGGACTATATTTTAATTAGTCCGGGCCCGAAAGATCCTGCAAATGCGGGTATATCTACACTCATTATAAAAACTTTTTATAAAGAAACTCCAATTCTTGGTGTTTGCCTTGGAATGCAATGCATCAACGAGGTTTTTGGGGGTATTACGGTTAGAGCTTTTCAGCCTATGCATGGAAAAACATCTATTATTGAACATAATGAAAGTGGAATTTTCAAAGGAATGCCGTCTCCTTTCAGGGCAGCGCGATATCATTCGCTTATGGTTAAATTAAACGGTAGCATGCTTGATGTTACAGCCAAAACCCATGATGAAACTATCATGGGACTTTCTCATAATGTTTATCCGCTTCATGGTGTTCAATTCCATCCGGAAAGTTTTTTAACTGAGAACGGGCGAATCCTGGTGGATAATTTTTTAAAAATTAATAAGCCTTAA
- a CDS encoding D-alanyl-D-alanine carboxypeptidase, with translation MINSICKKQYYPTLIYLFIFISFLFNSDLVLASDNLPKPRNKTNYKNKSNITAKTRAAVAMDVSSGKILYAKNPDLRCLPASTAKLMTAIVSIENADLNNVITVSKKASNVSPHKAGFKTGDRVTVEKLLYAALISSSNDAAVALAEGISGSVSGFVKLMNIKAAEIGANNTRFINPNGLPGPGQYITASDLSKIMKYALNYPKLREIIGTRFTEISTLNGTSMHLKNTNKLLWSDGDMIGGKTGYTRRAGHCFVGAAERENNTIIVALLGSSSRKTLWKHSETIINKGFEVKENDKNHVVYCTQTKSFLNKPSLKRGKRL, from the coding sequence TTGATAAACTCTATCTGTAAAAAGCAATACTACCCTACCCTGATCTATCTTTTTATTTTTATATCCTTTTTATTTAATTCGGATTTAGTTTTAGCTTCAGACAACTTGCCAAAGCCTCGTAATAAAACCAACTATAAAAACAAATCCAATATAACTGCAAAAACCAGGGCTGCCGTGGCTATGGATGTATCATCAGGGAAGATACTTTATGCTAAAAATCCTGATCTCAGGTGTCTTCCTGCAAGCACTGCAAAACTGATGACTGCTATTGTATCCATTGAAAATGCCGACCTAAATAATGTTATCACTGTGAGCAAGAAAGCTTCAAACGTATCGCCCCATAAAGCGGGTTTTAAAACAGGAGACAGGGTAACTGTGGAAAAGCTTCTTTATGCAGCATTGATTAGCTCATCAAACGATGCTGCTGTTGCCCTTGCAGAAGGAATCTCAGGATCTGTATCCGGGTTTGTCAAGCTGATGAATATAAAGGCCGCTGAAATAGGAGCAAATAACACCAGATTTATTAATCCAAACGGTCTTCCTGGCCCAGGACAATACATAACCGCTTCAGATCTGTCAAAAATAATGAAATATGCACTCAACTATCCAAAATTAAGAGAGATTATAGGCACACGTTTTACTGAAATTTCAACTCTTAACGGCACATCGATGCATTTAAAAAATACAAATAAGCTATTATGGTCTGATGGAGATATGATAGGAGGAAAAACAGGATATACACGAAGGGCAGGCCACTGTTTTGTGGGAGCTGCGGAGAGGGAAAATAATACGATAATAGTTGCACTTCTCGGAAGTTCGAGCAGAAAGACTCTCTGGAAACATTCGGAAACAATTATCAACAAGGGGTTTGAGGTAAAAGAAAATGATAAGAACCATGTTGTTTATTGCACACAAACAAAATCCTTCTTAAACAAACCATCGCTTAAAAGAGGTAAAAGATTATGA